A single region of the Salvia miltiorrhiza cultivar Shanhuang (shh) chromosome 8, IMPLAD_Smil_shh, whole genome shotgun sequence genome encodes:
- the LOC130996568 gene encoding IQ domain-containing protein IQM3-like → MEVEAHAVSAFDLNHGGNFPAYSFSAMSASSDEALPHVADQMSVNGGQREDSAAPPSSAAVPSRCPMNAAKRVQKVYRSYRTRRMLADSAVVVEELWWQALDFARLNHSTISFFDFLKPETATSRWNRARWNASKVGKGLSRDAKAQKLAFQHWIEAIDPRHRYGHSLHLYYEEWCKTNTGQPFFYWLDLGDGRDFELKECPRSKLRQQCIKYLGPIEREHYEYEVVDGKFLHKLTGKPLDTSQGSGGSKWIFVMSTFKRLYIGEKRKGLFHHSSFLAGGATLAAGRLTAEDGVLKGISAYSGHYKPTDDILDSFLSFLRENGVNLNEVEIQKPADDYESSENGKASLETVNSEGSISDSIPSEVDGDVPSETTKASKPETCTVYKRSLSGGLQSPKADVPRTSLLQRINSKKAVKSYQLGHQLPTRWSTGAGPRIGCIADYPVELRLQALELTNLSPRSSPPSWTPRRASAAAIVSPSAYPPNVSSEELEDYFKV, encoded by the exons ATGGAGGTCGAAGCGCACGCGGTTTCCGCGTTCGATCTTAACCACGGCGGCAACTTTCCTGCTTATTCGTTTTCTGCCATGTCCGCATCCTCAGATGAGGCTCTTCCCCACGTGGCCGATCAAATGTCCGTGAACGGTGGCCAACGTGAGGATTCCGCTGCGCCGCCTAGTTCCGCCGCTGTTCCCTCTAGATGTCCGATGAATGCAGCTAAGAGAGTTCAGAAGGTTTATCGGAGCTATCGTACTCGGCGCATGTTAGCTGACTCCGCCGTGGTCGTGGAAGAATTGTG GTGGCAAGCACTAGATTTTGCGCGATTAAATCACAGCACGATATCATTTTTCGACTTCTTGAAGCCAGAGACAGCTACCTCACGTTGGAATCGTGCCCGGTGGAATGCTTCAAAG GTGGGAAAGGGTCTATCCAGGGATGCCAAGGCTCAAAAGCTGGCTTTTCAACACTGGATTGAAGCT ATTGACCCGAGGCACCGATACGGACACAGCTTACACCTTTATTATGAGGAGTGGTGTAAAACCAATACTGGTCAACCCTTCTTCTACTG GTTGGATCTTGGAGATGGCAGAGACTTTGAGCTAAAGGAGTGCCCAAGATCAAAGCTTCGCCAACAATGCATCAAGTATCTAGGACCA ATAGAGAGGGAACATTATGAATATGAGGTTGTTGATGGGAAATTTTTGCATAAATTGACTGGGAAACCACTTGATACAAGTCAAGGGTCAGGAGGATCTAAATGGATTTTTGTGATGAGCACCTTTAAACGACTCTATATTGGAGAG AAAAGGAAAGGGTTGTTCCACCATTCCAGCTTTCTTGCTGGAGGGGCTACTTTAGCTGCTGGAAGGCTCACGGCAGAGGATGGAGTGCTTAAG GGTATCTCAGCTTATAGTGGACACTATAAGCCAACTGATGATATTCTTGACAGCTTCTTATCATTTCTCAGGGAAAATGGGGTTAACCTGAATGAAGTAGAG ATACAAAAGCCTGCTGATGACTATGAGAGTAGTGAAAATGGGAAGGCATCTTTAGAGACGGTTAATTCTGAAGGTTCAATATCGGATTCCATTCCATCTGAAGTGGATGGCGACGTGCCTTCAGAAACAACCAAAGCTTCTAAGCCAGAAACTTGTACTGTATACAAGAGGAGTCTCTCTGGTGGTCTTCAGAGTCCCAAAGCAGACGTGCCAAGGACGTCCCTACTGCAAAGAATCAACTCGAAGAAGGCTGTTAAGTCGTATCAATTGGGGCATCAACTTCCTACGAGATGGTCTACGGGTGCTGGCCCGAGGATCGGGTGCATTGCTGACTACCCTGTGGAGCTGAGGCTACAGGCGCTGGAACTTACTAACCTCTCTCCAAGATCGTCTCCGCCATCATGGACACCAAGAAGGGCTTCTGCTGCGGCTATTGTTTCGCCATCTGCCTATCCACCAAATGTAAGTAGCGAAGAACTAGAAGATTACTTTAAAGTGTAA
- the LOC130996569 gene encoding uncharacterized protein LOC130996569 — protein MDAVNSFKFLALEKYMPLVVKAPKFSLPCSHLFRPNLGVKHGDFTLPRSSSITVRSSWRSRIAYQGNKGAEQSFRVPTISCSMVDGNGEYKEMEQSSSMDCRQEGVIDLKLPRRRLLVTFTCDSCGARSQRLINRLAYERGLVYVQCSGCSQYHKLVDNLGLVIEYNLQEEIDLDANIDQV, from the exons ATGGACGCCGTTAACAGCTTCAAATTTCTCGCATTGGAAAAGTATATGCCCCTTGTGGTCAAAGCCCCCAAATTTTCTCTTCCATGTTCCCACTTATTCAGACCTAATTTAGGTGTCAAACATGGAGATTTTACACTTCCGAGGTCATCTTCGATCACCGTTCGCAGTAGTTG GAGGTCGAGAATCGCTTACCAAGGAAATAAGGGTGCGGAGCAATCTTTTAGGGTGCCAACCATTTCATGTTCGATGGTAGATGGCAATGGAGAATACAAAGAAATGGAGCAGTCCTCTTCAATGGATTGCCGGCAG GAGGGTGTTATTGACTTGAAGCTCCCAAGAAGACGTTTGTTAGTAACTTTTACATGTGACTCCTGTGGTGCACGGTCACAGAGATTAATAAATAGACTAGCTTACGAACGGGGTCTTGTTTATGTGCAG TGTTCAGGATGTTCTCAGTACCACAAGCTTGTCGACAATCTCGGACTTGTTATTGAGTACAACTTGCAGGAGGAAATTGATTTAGATGCAAATATAGATCAAGTCTAG